The sequence GGCTTCGCCGATCTGGTCGCCGATGGTGGTGAAGCCGACCAGGATGTTCTCGGTCGTCGCCTCGGACAGCATGGTGCCCATCGTCGAGGCCGCGACATCGGCGATCTGGCCGGTGATGAGGTCGTCGGCGACGAGGCCGTCGTCGGGAGTGGTCACGGTGATGGTGGCCTGCTCGGCCTCACCGCCGCCGTCCGAGATCGCCTGACCGGCCGAGGTGGCCGCCGCGGAGAACTCTTCGGGGATCGTGATGACCGCCTGGTACGAACCGTCGGCGAGACCGTCGGCCGCATCGTCTTCGTTCGAGATCACCCACGTGAGGTTGGAGTCGAGGTCGTCCGAACCCTCGACGAGACCTGCGGCCAGCTGGCGTCCGAGCGGGGTGACCTGGTCGTCGATGGTCACCGGCTCGTCGAGGTTCACGATGGCCGCGGTCATCGAGTCCAGACGCTCGGTCGGGTTCTGCAGGGCCGCGACCAGGATGCCGCCGACCGCCGCCGGCAGCAGCAGCACGCCGAGGATGGTCAGCCACGTGATGGGCTTGCGGGAGCGCGCACGCTCGATGGGGAGGGTCATGCGGTCACCTCGGTGGATTCTGCGGCGCTCCGGCGAGGAGCGCGCGTGTCGAGAGTCTGTGCGTCGGGCCATCCGGCCTCGGCGAGGGTGGTCCGTGCCGCGTCGGCATCGGAGGCGGTGGCGAACACCGCGAGCGTGCGGGAGGCCGCGGCATCGCGCAGCATCGCGGCCGCCTGGTCGCGCTGGCCGCCGGTCAGGCGGTCGATCCCGTCGATCACGACGATCTGCGACTTTCCGCGCAGCGCCTCGGCGAGATCGGCGAGGGCGGCGTCGGCGTCGTCGACCAGCACGCAGCCGACGTGTGCGCGCACCCAGGCTCCGCGTCCGGGGAGCAGATGGCCTGCGACGCGGAGTCGTCCGTCGGTAGGTGTCACCCGGCCCGCGATCGTGAGCGCCAGTGCCCGTCGTGCCCGCACGTCGCCACCGGTCGCGATGAGTGCTCCGCCTTCCGGGATGCGCAGCGAGAGGTTCTCGACGATCGGCGCATCGGCGCTGATGTCGAGATCATCCGCGGCGACGATCGAGCCGTCTCCCGGCCATTCGGCCAGGTGGCGCTCGCGCTCCACGGCCTCGCCCTCGACGTCGACCCGGGGGAGGATCTTCTCCAGCCACGCGGGCAGCTCCCAAGCGCGCTCGCCGAGGATCGCCATGAGGGCGGGGATCAGTGTCATCCGCACCAGGAAGGCGTCGATCGCGATGCCGGCCGCGAGGCCCAGGGCGATGGGTTTCAGCGACGAGTCGCCCTCGGGGACGAACGCCACGAAGACCGCGAACATGATGAGCCCTGCGGCGGTGACGACCTTGGCTGAGCCGGTGAAGCCGCTGCGGACGGTGCGCAGCGCGGCAGCGCGTCGCGTGGCCCGATCAGGGCTCTTCGAGTCGGGGTCGTGCACGAAGTCCTCGCGCATCCGCGAGACGAGGAACACCTGGTAGTCCATCGCGAGCCCGAACAGCACGCCCATGAGGATGATCGGCATGAAGCTGATGATCGGACCGACCTTGGCGACATGCAGCAGATCGGCGAACCAGCCCCACTCGAACACGGCGCCGACCACGCCGAACGCGGCGACGATCGAGAGCAGGTAGCCGGCGGCTGCGGTGATCGGCACCCACAGCGAGCGGAAGACGATGGTGAGCAGGATGAGCGAGAGCCCGATCACGAAGATGCCGAACGGCAGCAGCGCATTGCCCAGCTGGTCGGAGATGTCGATGCCGACGGCGGTGAAGCCGGTGACCTTGAGGTCGATCCCGAACTCATCGAGCCACTCGTCGTGGTGGCTCCGCAGCTCGCGCACGAGGTCGGCCGTCGCCGGGTCGTCCGGAGCGGTCTCCGGGACGATCTGCACGATCCCGGTGTCGGCGGTCTCGTTCGGGGTCGCGAGCGCGACCTCCTTGACTCCGGGAACCTCGGCGACGGCATCCCCGAGGTCTTCCATCAGGGTGAGCGGGTCGGTCGAGGTGACGATCGTGCCGGTGAGGATCATCGGTCCGTTGAACCCCGGTCCGAATTCCTCGGCCACGAGGTCGTAGGTCTGACGCGCCTCCGAGTCCTTCGGCAGCACGCCGGCGTTCGGGAGCGCGAGGTTCAGGCTGAGCGCGGGGATGGCCACGATACCGAGGCCGATCACGACGGCGAGCGAGACGAGGATCGGGCGCTTGGTGACGCCGTTCACCCACCGCGCGCTGCCCTTCGCGCGCACCGGAGCGGCGGGCGCATCATCGCTGTCTGCGTTCTTCTTCGCCTTCGGCGCGCGCCTCGGGCGACCCACCACCTTGCCCTTCATGAAGCCGAGGAATGCGGGGGTCAGCGTGACCGCGATCGCGACCGCGACGGCGACCGAGACGGAGGCCGCGATGCCCATGGTCGTCAGGAACGGGATGCCGGCGAAGCCGAGGCCGATCAGTGCGATGAGCACCGTGACGCCGGCGAACACGACGGCCGATCCGGCGGTGCCGACGGCGCGCGAGGCGGACTCCTCGGGATCCACGCCCGCGCGGACCTGATCCTGATGTCGCGCCATGATGAACAGCGCATAGTCGATGCCGACCGCGAGCCCGAGCATGAGCGCCAGCAGCGGGGTGGTGGACGACACGGTCGCGAAGGCCGTCGCGGTGAAGATGCCCGCCATCGAGATGCCGACGCCGAGGATCGCCGTGAGCAGCGGCAGCCCGGCCACCACGAAGGAGCGGAAGGTCACGATCAACACGAGCAGCGCGATCAGGAGGCCGACCGCCTCGGTGAGGGTGACGCCGGGGATCGAGATCGCGAAGAGGTCGCCGCCCAGCGAGGTCTGTGCGCCGTCCGGGAGCTCGGCGTCGAGATCGCTCACGACGGAGCGCAGCGCGTCCTTCGTCTCGTCCGAGACATCGGTGGACTCGCCGTCGAACTGCACGCGCACGATGGCGGCGGTGTCGTCGTCGTTGATCATGCCCTCGACCATCTCGTCGTAGGGCGAGGTGGCGGCGAGCACACCGTCGAGGTCGCCGAGTTCGTCGACGGCATCCTCGATGTGGTCGCGGTAGTCGTCGGCGGTGATCTCGTCGCCGTCGGCTGCCACGACGATGAATTGGGCATTTGTCCCGCTCACCTGCGGGAACGACCGCGAGAGCTGCTCGAGGCCCGCCTGTGATTCAGTGCCGGGGATCGAGAACGTGTTGTCGGTGCCCGCTCCCAGCACGAGTGCTCCGGCTCCGGCGATGCCGAGCGCGAGCAGCCAGGACACGAGGACTCGCCAGGGGTGCCGGAAGGACCAGCGGCCGAGCGAGGACAGGAGTGTGGACACGCGTTCCTCCGAGGGGTACTGATCGGATACACAGGTGTATCCGATACATACATGTATCGTAAATTGACCGGCACATCGGAATCTGTGTGCCGGGTGTGAATCGTGCGAGAGTGAAGGGTCAGGAGGTTTCGATGTCGACACCCGCAACCCGCAGCCGTGAGAACACGCGTGCCCGTCTGCTCGAGGCCGCCGCGCAGGTCTTCGCCGAGGTCGGTCTCGACGGCGCCTCTGTCGAGGCCGTGTGCGAGCGAGCCGGATTCACCCGCGGTGCGTTCTACTCCAACTTCGAATCCAAGGACGAGCTGTTCCTGATGCTCGCCGCGAGCGTCTCCGACGTGCGCGTGAGGGGAGTGCGCACCCGCGTCGAGGAACTGACGGCGGAGGGTGCCCTGGTGGAAGGGTGCGATCCGATCGAGCTCGTGCAGCAGATCATGGAGCTCGGCGGCGATGACCGCCTCGGCGTGATGCTGCTGAGCGAGATCCGCATCCGGGCTCTGCGCGACGCGAAGTTCGGCGAGGCGTACCTCGCGCAGGAGAGCGAGATGGTCGCGAGCATCGCGCAGATCATCGACGACATCGTCTCGGTGAGCGCGCTGAAGCTGCGCCTGCCGGCCGAGACCGCGGCACGCATGCTCATGATCCTCTGGGAGGGCATGACCGTGCGCGGGGCGATGGCCGGCCAGGACGACGCGCAGCTGCGCCAGGCGGGCAGCGAGCAGCTCGGCCGTCTCGTGCAGCTGATCATCGAGTCGTAGCGCGCGTCGCCGGAGCATCGGTCGCGGAATCGCTCGATCGTGCGCGGTTCGGCGCGAGCGACAGCAGGGCGCCGGCTGCCAGGAGCGCGGCCGTCACGAGGAACGTCGTCCGCAACGCAGAGGTCAGCGCGTCCGGGGAGGCGGCTGCGATCTCGCCGGAACCGGATGCTGCCGCGAAAAGCGCGGCGAGCACGGAGGCACCGGTGACGAGACCGAGATTGCGGGAGAGTCCCAGGAGGCCCGAGGCCGCACCGCGACGGTCGGCGGGGGTCGAGTTCAGAACGCCGGTGTTGTTGGCGGCGAGGAACAGCTGGTAACCGGGAGCGAGCAGCACGGTGCCCGTGATGTAGCCCGGCAGCCCCCACCACCCGGGGAGCAGGGCGAGCGCGAGCGCCCCGAGGAGCATGCCGCCGAGTCCGACCGATGTCATCCGGTGCGTGCCGAACCGGTCGACCGCGCGTCCGGCCAGCACGCCGGTGCAGATCGATGCGAGCGGACCGGCCGCCATGACGGCGCCGATCGCCGCGGGCGGCAGGTGCAGAGCGCCCGCGAGGAAGAAGGGGCCCACCACGAGGGTGCTCATCATGACGGTGCCCACGATGAGGTTGAGGACTGCGCCGAGCGAGACGCGGCGGTTCCTGAGCAGGGTCGGCGGCAGCAACGGGTGTTTCGCGCGACGCTCGCGCATCACGAACAGTCCGGTGGCGACGACCGCTCCGCCGAGGAGGGGCAGCGTCGGCCACGAGGCCTGATCGCCCGGTGCGGTGACGCCGAGCGTGTAGAGGGCGACCGCCACCGTCAGCAGGACCATGCCCGGAAGGTCGAAGCCGCGTCGGGGGCTGCCTGCCTGCCGTGCTTCCGCTCCGGTCACCGCCGCCAGGGCTGCGGCGAGGAGTCCGAGCGGCACCATGGCGGCGAAGATCGCCGGCCAACCGGCCACCGTGATCAGGAGCCCGCCGAGCACCGGACCGGAGGCGGTCCCCACCGCGGCCGTGGTGCCGAGCAGGCCCATGACGCGGCCGAGACGATCCGGCGGGACCAGGTCGCGGGCGCGCGCCAGGGGGAGTGCCATCATGACGGCGGCACCGATGCCCTGCAGTGCGCGGGCGGCGATCAGCATCCACAGCGACGGCGCGATCGCACTCAGTGCCGCCGCGATCGTGAAGACACCCATGCCGAGCAGCAGCACCCGACGGCGCCCGATCAGATCGCCCAGGTGCCCCACCGTGAGGCTCGTCGCCGTCATCGTGAGCAGGTAGGCGAGGGCCACCCACTGCGCCTGCGCGAAGGTGCCGTCGAGTTCGACGGCGATCGTGGGGAGCGCGACATTCGCGGCGCTCGTCCCCAGCGATGCGACCAGGACGCTGAGGGCGAGCCCGGCCGTGCCCGCGCGAAGGAGGGGTGTGGGGGTGGAAGTCTCCGTCATACCGTCAGCATCGATCGCGGAGCGCTCGATCAGCAACTCGTGTTGCCGAAACAGGGACGCCTGTGATCCTATGAAGCCATGGAAGAACAGGAATCGGTGCTCGACGCGACACTGGAACAGATCGGCCCCCGTCTCCAGTCGCTGCGCGCTCGCCGAGGGCTGACGCTCGCCGAGGTCGCCACGGCCACCGGGATCTCGAAGAGCACGCTCTCCCGCCTGGAGACCGGTCAGCGGCGGCCGAGCCTGGAGCTGCTGCTGCCCCTCGCGCGGATGTATCGGGTCTCCCTCGACGACATCGTCGGTGCTCCCGAGACCGGAGATCCACGCGTGCGACTACGCCCGCGACGCGTCAACGGTCGGACCGTGGTGGCGCTCACTCGCCAGCCGGGGGAGAGGCATGCGTGGAAGATCATCGTGCCGCGGGAGGCGTCGGAGCCGAAGCTCACCGCGCACGAAGGTTCGTCCTGGATGTACGTGCTCACCGGCCGCATCCGGCTCATCGTCGGCGACCGCGACGTGATGCTCGACGCGGGAGAGGTCGCGGAGTTCGACACCCGAACGCCGCACTGGTTCGGCGCCGACGGCGAGCAGGACGCCGAGATCCTCACGATCTTCGGCGCGGACGGCGAGCCTGGGCCCCGCAGTGCGGATCTGGCGACGCGTCACCTCGCCGAGGTTCTCGGTCAGCACGCGGAGGCGCACTGACCTCCGCAGCGGTGTCGCTCGACGATCCGGATCGGTTCAGTTCGCGCGGGAAGTCAGTTCGTAGTGGCAGCGGGCGAGCCGTGCCACCCACCACTCACGGCGCTCATCTGAGGCCGCGAGACGGCTGAGCGCCTCGGCATCCGGCGTCACCCGACCCACCGGGATCGAGCCGTCGACGGGACGCAGGTCCGCCACGTCGTCGAGGAAGAGCGACGCGGTACCGAGCCCGCAGTCGTAATCCAGCGTCGGGAGAGCTGCGGCGAGTGCGGCGCCCTGGGACAGGCCGATCGCGGTGTCGAGAGCACTCGAGACCACGACCGGGAGCCCCGCTGCGGTGACGATCTGCAGCGCGTGGGTGATGCCGCCGAGCGGCTGCGCCTTGATGACGAGCAGATCGGCTGCACCGGCGCGGGCGACGGCGAGCGGGTCGGAGGACTTGCGCACGCTCTCGTCGGCGGCCACAGGGATGCCCATGTACTTGACCCGCTTGCGCAGATCCGCGAGCTCCGGCACTGTCGCGCAGGGCTGCTCCACGTACTCCAGGTCGTACTCGCCCAGGGCGTGGACGGCGTGCTCGGCCTCGTCGACGTTCCAGGCGCCGTTGGCATCCACGCGGATGCGTCCCTCCGGTCCCATCGCCTCACGCACGGCGCGGACTCGCGCCACGTCGTCGGCGAGGTTCTGACCCGGTTCGGCGACCTTGACCTTGGCGGTGCGGCATCCGGGGAACCGGTCCAGCACCTCGGCGACGCGGGCGGCATCCACCGCGGGGATCGTCGCGTTCACGCCGATCCGGTCGCGCAGTGGCGCCGGCTGCTCGCGCCACGCGAAGTCGATCGCGGCGGCGAGCCAGGTCGCGGCCTCCGCATCCTCGTACTCCACGAACGGCGAGAACTCCGCCCATCCCCGCGGGCCCTCGAAGAGGAGCGCCTCCCGCACCTCGACGCCGCGGAAGCGGCTGTGCATCGGGAGGGCGACGACCCTGGCCGAGTCGATCAGGTCTGCGAGCGGCGGGATCATGTGCCCATTCTGCTCCGTGGAAGCCCCGCCGCGCCGCTCGTCCCCCGGGTGAGTCGCCCCGGCCCGCCCCGCCTCGCCCCCGAGCGCACGGCTTGCTGCCGAGCGCACGGCGTGTAAACGCGACGAAGCCGTGCGCTCGACGAGAAGCCGTGCGCTCGGCTATCCCGAGGGGGCGGGGGTAGGTCAGGCATAAATGTGTGATTGACAATGGTGTGTGGCGCACAGTAATGTGATCGACATGAACGAGACGCTCGACACGCACCTGCAGGAGCTGCGCCGCGGCACGGTGGTGCTGGCCTGCCTGCAGCTGCTGCGCACGCCGGGATACGGATACTCGCTGCTCGAGCAGCTTGAACAGCGAGGCTTCGCGACCGACGCGAACACGCTGTACCCGCTGCTGCGACGACTCGAGAAGCAGGAGTACCTCACGAGCGAGTGGAACACCGACGAGGCCCGGCCCCGCAAGTTCTACCGCACCTCGGATGCCGGCATCCGCCTCGCCGACACCCTCACCGACGAATGGCGGTCGCTCACCACGGCGATCGCCTCCCTCACCGCAGAGGAGAACTGACATGACCACCACAGCCACACTCACCGAGCGCTACATCAGCGCGACGATCCGCAGTCTCCGGCCCGAGGCACAGGACGACGTCCGCGCCGAGCTCGAAGCCTCCATCGCCGACGCGATCGAGGCGAGGCTCGAGCAGGGGGAGGCGCCGGAAGACGCCGAACGCGCCGTCCTCACCGAGCTCGGCGACCCCGGGGTCCTGGCCGCGGGGTACGCGGATCGCCCGTTGTACCTCCTCGGCCCGCGCTTCTATCTGACCTGGTGGCGACTGCTCAAGCTGCTGCTGATGATCGTTCCGGTCTGCGTCCTCGGCGGCGTCGCACTGGGACAGACCATCTCCGGTGCCCCCGTGGGCGAGATCATCTCGACGTCGATCGTGGCGACCGGCGGGGCAATCCTCCACATCTGCTTCTGGACCACGCTCGTCTTCGTCATCCTCGAGCGTTCGAACAGCACGACGGCGATCGAGAAGTGGGATCTCGACCAGCTGCCGGAGCCGACCGAGAAGGGAGTGGGGCGCAGCGAGCTGATCGCGTCGCTCGTCTTCCTCGGCATCGCGATCGGTGCTCTCCTCTGGGATCGCTACCGCGGCTTCGTCCACGTCGACGGCGAGACCTTGCCGATCCTGAACCCGCAACTGTGGCCGTGGGGGATCGGGGTCCTGTTCCTGCTCATCGTCGCGGAGGCCGTGTTCGCGGTCGTGCTCTACCGCAGGGGCCGCTGGACCACGGGGCTGGCCGTGACGAACACGATCCTCGCCCTGGCGTTCCTCGCCTGGGTGCTCGTCCCGCTGCTGACCGGAGACCTGGTGAATCCGGAGTTCCTCGCGCAGATCACGGCGGCCGGCGGGGAGGGCTTCGCGGCCGGACAGGCGGAATCGGCCGACGAGGGCGGGGTGTTCCGCATCCTCGCCGTGCTGCTGGGATTCGGTATCGCGCTCGGCGTCGGCTGGGACATCGTCGACGGCTGGATCAAGACGGTCCGCGCTCGTCGTCGCTGACCACGCGCGATCGAGGAAGCGCCGTCCCGCTCGGGGCGGCGCTTCCTCCGTTGGCGGGGGCGGGCGAGGAATAGGGTGGATGCCGTGACCAGCGCATTCGTCTCCGATCTGTTCGACCCGGCCGAATGGGTGCTCGCGCCCGGCGCCGAGGACTACACCGACATCACCGCCCACGTGTCGAACGACGGCGGGGTCGCGCGCATCGCCTTCGACCGTCCGGAGGTGCGCAACGCCTTCCGCCCGCACACCGTCGACGAGCTCTACCGTGCGCTCGACATCGCCCGGCAGGATGCGCACATCGGAGCGGTGCTGCTGACCGGAAACGGCCCGAGCCCGAAGGACGGCGGCTGGGCGTTCTGCTCGGGTGGGGACCAGCGCATCCGCGGTCGCGACGGCTACAAGTACTCCGATGCGGAGACGGCGATCGTCGACGGTGCGAGCCGCGCGGCTGTCGGCCGCCTGCACATCCTCGAGGTGCAGCGGCTCATCCGCTTCATGCCCAAGGTCGTCATCGCGGTCGTGCCCGGGTGGGCTGCCGGCGGCGGGCACTCGCTGCACGTGGTGTGCGACCTCAC is a genomic window of Microbacterium maritypicum containing:
- a CDS encoding MFS transporter, translated to MTETSTPTPLLRAGTAGLALSVLVASLGTSAANVALPTIAVELDGTFAQAQWVALAYLLTMTATSLTVGHLGDLIGRRRVLLLGMGVFTIAAALSAIAPSLWMLIAARALQGIGAAVMMALPLARARDLVPPDRLGRVMGLLGTTAAVGTASGPVLGGLLITVAGWPAIFAAMVPLGLLAAALAAVTGAEARQAGSPRRGFDLPGMVLLTVAVALYTLGVTAPGDQASWPTLPLLGGAVVATGLFVMRERRAKHPLLPPTLLRNRRVSLGAVLNLIVGTVMMSTLVVGPFFLAGALHLPPAAIGAVMAAGPLASICTGVLAGRAVDRFGTHRMTSVGLGGMLLGALALALLPGWWGLPGYITGTVLLAPGYQLFLAANNTGVLNSTPADRRGAASGLLGLSRNLGLVTGASVLAALFAAASGSGEIAAASPDALTSALRTTFLVTAALLAAGALLSLAPNRARSSDSATDAPATRATTR
- a CDS encoding o-succinylbenzoate synthase, producing MIPPLADLIDSARVVALPMHSRFRGVEVREALLFEGPRGWAEFSPFVEYEDAEAATWLAAAIDFAWREQPAPLRDRIGVNATIPAVDAARVAEVLDRFPGCRTAKVKVAEPGQNLADDVARVRAVREAMGPEGRIRVDANGAWNVDEAEHAVHALGEYDLEYVEQPCATVPELADLRKRVKYMGIPVAADESVRKSSDPLAVARAGAADLLVIKAQPLGGITHALQIVTAAGLPVVVSSALDTAIGLSQGAALAAALPTLDYDCGLGTASLFLDDVADLRPVDGSIPVGRVTPDAEALSRLAASDERREWWVARLARCHYELTSRAN
- a CDS encoding efflux RND transporter permease subunit, producing MSTLLSSLGRWSFRHPWRVLVSWLLALGIAGAGALVLGAGTDNTFSIPGTESQAGLEQLSRSFPQVSGTNAQFIVVAADGDEITADDYRDHIEDAVDELGDLDGVLAATSPYDEMVEGMINDDDTAAIVRVQFDGESTDVSDETKDALRSVVSDLDAELPDGAQTSLGGDLFAISIPGVTLTEAVGLLIALLVLIVTFRSFVVAGLPLLTAILGVGISMAGIFTATAFATVSSTTPLLALMLGLAVGIDYALFIMARHQDQVRAGVDPEESASRAVGTAGSAVVFAGVTVLIALIGLGFAGIPFLTTMGIAASVSVAVAVAIAVTLTPAFLGFMKGKVVGRPRRAPKAKKNADSDDAPAAPVRAKGSARWVNGVTKRPILVSLAVVIGLGIVAIPALSLNLALPNAGVLPKDSEARQTYDLVAEEFGPGFNGPMILTGTIVTSTDPLTLMEDLGDAVAEVPGVKEVALATPNETADTGIVQIVPETAPDDPATADLVRELRSHHDEWLDEFGIDLKVTGFTAVGIDISDQLGNALLPFGIFVIGLSLILLTIVFRSLWVPITAAAGYLLSIVAAFGVVGAVFEWGWFADLLHVAKVGPIISFMPIILMGVLFGLAMDYQVFLVSRMREDFVHDPDSKSPDRATRRAAALRTVRSGFTGSAKVVTAAGLIMFAVFVAFVPEGDSSLKPIALGLAAGIAIDAFLVRMTLIPALMAILGERAWELPAWLEKILPRVDVEGEAVERERHLAEWPGDGSIVAADDLDISADAPIVENLSLRIPEGGALIATGGDVRARRALALTIAGRVTPTDGRLRVAGHLLPGRGAWVRAHVGCVLVDDADAALADLAEALRGKSQIVVIDGIDRLTGGQRDQAAAMLRDAAASRTLAVFATASDADAARTTLAEAGWPDAQTLDTRAPRRSAAESTEVTA
- a CDS encoding permease prefix domain 1-containing protein is translated as MTTTATLTERYISATIRSLRPEAQDDVRAELEASIADAIEARLEQGEAPEDAERAVLTELGDPGVLAAGYADRPLYLLGPRFYLTWWRLLKLLLMIVPVCVLGGVALGQTISGAPVGEIISTSIVATGGAILHICFWTTLVFVILERSNSTTAIEKWDLDQLPEPTEKGVGRSELIASLVFLGIAIGALLWDRYRGFVHVDGETLPILNPQLWPWGIGVLFLLIVAEAVFAVVLYRRGRWTTGLAVTNTILALAFLAWVLVPLLTGDLVNPEFLAQITAAGGEGFAAGQAESADEGGVFRILAVLLGFGIALGVGWDIVDGWIKTVRARRR
- a CDS encoding PadR family transcriptional regulator → MNETLDTHLQELRRGTVVLACLQLLRTPGYGYSLLEQLEQRGFATDANTLYPLLRRLEKQEYLTSEWNTDEARPRKFYRTSDAGIRLADTLTDEWRSLTTAIASLTAEEN
- a CDS encoding TetR/AcrR family transcriptional regulator → MSTPATRSRENTRARLLEAAAQVFAEVGLDGASVEAVCERAGFTRGAFYSNFESKDELFLMLAASVSDVRVRGVRTRVEELTAEGALVEGCDPIELVQQIMELGGDDRLGVMLLSEIRIRALRDAKFGEAYLAQESEMVASIAQIIDDIVSVSALKLRLPAETAARMLMILWEGMTVRGAMAGQDDAQLRQAGSEQLGRLVQLIIES
- a CDS encoding helix-turn-helix domain-containing protein, with the protein product MEEQESVLDATLEQIGPRLQSLRARRGLTLAEVATATGISKSTLSRLETGQRRPSLELLLPLARMYRVSLDDIVGAPETGDPRVRLRPRRVNGRTVVALTRQPGERHAWKIIVPREASEPKLTAHEGSSWMYVLTGRIRLIVGDRDVMLDAGEVAEFDTRTPHWFGADGEQDAEILTIFGADGEPGPRSADLATRHLAEVLGQHAEAH
- a CDS encoding 1,4-dihydroxy-2-naphthoyl-CoA synthase produces the protein MTSAFVSDLFDPAEWVLAPGAEDYTDITAHVSNDGGVARIAFDRPEVRNAFRPHTVDELYRALDIARQDAHIGAVLLTGNGPSPKDGGWAFCSGGDQRIRGRDGYKYSDAETAIVDGASRAAVGRLHILEVQRLIRFMPKVVIAVVPGWAAGGGHSLHVVCDLTIASAEEARFKQTDADVGSFDAGYGSAYMARQTGQKFAREVFFLAEEYSAQRAYEAGAVNRVVPHADLEREALKMARTVLTKSPTAIRMLKFAFNAVDDGLVGQQVFAGEATRLAYGTDEAVEGRDSFLEKRDADWSSFPWHY